The genomic region GAGCTCTTCCCTAATCCAGTCGAGCTTCGCCATGAGAACCACCGGTGATTTTTGGACATCGAGGTATAAAAGTTTTGCACATGGCAAAAGGCTTAATACCCCCAAAGCTCATAAGCCCTTTAGGTAGGGTGATAGCTATGCCGGAGGAAGTTAAGGAGGTTAAAATCCTCGAAAAGCCCTGGGTTGAGAAGTACAGGCCTCAAAAGCTCGACGACATGGTGGGTCAGGATCACATAGTCAAGAGGCTCAAGCACTACGTTAAAACCGGTTCCATGCCGCACCTTTTATTTGCCGGGCCGCCCGGCGTCGGGAAGACGACGGCCGCTCTGGCCCTCGCGAGGGAGCTCTTCGGCGAGGGCTGGAGGCACAACTTCCTCGAACTGAACGCGAGCGATGAAAGGGGCATAAACGTGATTAGGGAGAAGGTGAAGGAGTTCGCGAGAACGAAGCCGATAGGCGGGGCCAGCTTCAAGATAATCTTCCTCGATGAGGCCGATGCCCTGACCCAGGACGCCCAGCAGGCGCTGAGGAGAACGATGGAGATGTTCTCGAACAACGTCCGCTTTATACTCAGCTGCAACTACTCCTCAAAGATAATCGAGCCGATACAGTCGAGGTGTGCCATCTTCCGCTTCAGGCCGCTGAGGGACGAGGACATAGCGAGGCGCATAGAGCTCATAGCCGAGAACGAGGGGCTTGAACTGACGGAGGAAGGACTCCAGGCGCTCCTCTACGTTGCAGAGGGCGACCTCAGAAGGGCCATAAACGTCCTGCAGGCTGCAGCGGCCCTCGACACCAAGATAACCGATGAGAACGTCTTCCTCGTTGCCAGCAGGGCCCGTCCGGAGGACGTCAGACAGATGATGGCCTTGGCCTTGGAGGGCAACTTCCTCAAGGCTAGGGAGAAGCTCAGGGAGATACTCCTCAAGCAGGGCCTGAGCGGCGAGGATGTTCTCATCCAGATGCACAAGGAGGTCTTCAACCTGACGATACCTGAGGACAAGAAGGTGGCATTGGCGGATAAGATAGGAGAGTACAACTTCCGCC from Thermococcus sp. MAR1 harbors:
- a CDS encoding replication factor C small subunit gives rise to the protein MPEEVKEVKILEKPWVEKYRPQKLDDMVGQDHIVKRLKHYVKTGSMPHLLFAGPPGVGKTTAALALARELFGEGWRHNFLELNASDERGINVIREKVKEFARTKPIGGASFKIIFLDEADALTQDAQQALRRTMEMFSNNVRFILSCNYSSKIIEPIQSRCAIFRFRPLRDEDIARRIELIAENEGLELTEEGLQALLYVAEGDLRRAINVLQAAAALDTKITDENVFLVASRARPEDVRQMMALALEGNFLKAREKLREILLKQGLSGEDVLIQMHKEVFNLTIPEDKKVALADKIGEYNFRLVEGANEMIQLEALLAQFTLMGK